In the Malaya genurostris strain Urasoe2022 chromosome 1, Malgen_1.1, whole genome shotgun sequence genome, one interval contains:
- the LOC131426062 gene encoding zinc finger protein 675-like, protein MREKQCKTCFEPAGDNCRSADSSDVKGILKKHLWFTDADLVGEIVCSVCWASIDSFHKFYVSVEKLYGTSSSNDNPDILLVHVASTSDEIEIKDELESRSSNECDIFLPENENAIFEEDDETLNEDLKNEDSLELTDEEPNFSQENPDEVIKRHVSLDCEQCSASDLTFKELFAHTEKVHAKKLTSITCCGTKYHTRIRLYEHVKFVFNPQMYKCKQCDQVCSNGINLKRHLRVQHGEDIPVRPYNNSNRLLKWKLGVNKTGEQIKKEQEAEQRRQKRQQEDELILEHVKFECVPCGLSLSTFGELFSHSRSTHKNKPVITCCGNRYNSRQRLLQHVQSLKNPVAFRCDLCFRCFRNEYAKNKHMFEMHPTEEDLKYKCNRCPKVFVRELKFRQHMKDHEDCDNEKIKCEDCGKMFKSHHILYMHVRKKHREPQFVCDICAKAFHLQSEFKRHKIQHEDPDQLKMQCQHCLRWFKNREYWRAHVRLHVVGEVECELCGRISPNRRAHRAHVKNAHGARNKKCTWCGKCFNKDINLREHIASRHTGDMLYTCSFCPKTFNSNANMHSHRKKMHPVEWLAMRESAAEAQMPAGVSGSADRVQG, encoded by the exons ATGCGGGAGAAGCAGTGTAAGACGTGCTTCGAACCTGCGGGAGACAATTGTCGAAGCGCGGACAGTTCCGATGTGAAAGGGATTCTGAAAAAGCATCTCTGGTTTACG GATGCTGATCTTGTTGGAGAAATTGTCTGTTCAGTTTGCTGGGCAAGTATCGACtcatttcataaattttatgtCTCGGTTGAAAAATTGTACGGGACAAGTTCAAGTAATGATAATCCTGATATATTGCTTGTACATGTGGCTTCCACATCCgatgaaattgaaatcaaagATGAATTGGAAAGTAGGTCTTCCAATGAATGCGATATTTTTCTACCGGAAAATGAAAATgctatttttgaggaagatgacGAAACTTTGAACGAAGATCTAAAGAATGAagattcattggaactaaccgATGAGGAACCAAACTTTTCTCAAGAGAATCCTGATGAGGTAATAAAAAGGCATGTCAGTCTTGACTGCGAACAATGCTCAGCATCCGACCTGACATTCAAAGAATTATTTGCTCACACGGAAAAAGTACATGCCAAGAAACTGACTTCAATAACCTGCTGTGGTACCAAGTATCACACTCGAATCAGGCTTTACGAGCACGTGAAATTCGTGTTCAACCCTCAGATGTATAAATGCAAGCAATGTGATCAGGTTTGTAGTAACGGAATAAATTTGAAGCGACATCTTCGAGTACAGCACGGTGAAGACATTCCTGTTCGACCGTACAACAATTCGAATCGACTGTTAAAATGGAAGCTCGGGGTCAACAAGACCGGAGAACAAATCAAGAAAGAACAAGAGGCAGAACAACGCCGCCAGAAACGGCAACAGGAGGATGAACTTATTTTGGAGCACGTGAAATTTGAGTGTGTTCCGTGCGGATTGAGTTTGAGTACGTTCGGTGAACTTTTCAGTCACAGCCGTAGCACACACAAAAACAAACCCGTCATTACTTGCTGTGGCAATCGGTATAACTCGAGGCAACGACTGCTGCAGCACGTTCAGTCGTTGAAAAACCCGGTCGCGTTTCGATGCGATTTATGCTTTCGCTGTTTCCGAAACGAGTACGCAAAAAACAAACACATGTTTGAGATGCATCCCACCGAGGAGGATCTGAAGTACAAGTGTAATCGCTGTCCGAAGGTGTTCGTGCGGGAGTTGAAGTTCCGGCAGCATATGAAGGACCACGAGGActgtgacaacgagaaaatcaaGTGTGAGGACTGTGGAAAGAT GTTCAAAAGTCATCACATCCTGTACATGCACGTCCGCAAGAAGCACCGGGAGCCCCAGTTCGTGTGCGATATTTGCGCCAAAGCATTCCATCTGCAGTCGGAGTTTAAACGACACAAAATTCAACACGAAGATCCAGACCAGCTAAAAATGCAGTGTCAACATTGTTTGCGGTG GTTCAAAAATCGAGAATACTGGCGTGCACACGTTCGGTTGCACGTGGTCGGCGAAGTTGAATGTGAACTCTGTGGTCGAATATCTCCGAATAGACGGGCTCATCGGGCACACGTCAAAAATGCTCACGGAGCCCGGAACAAAAAGTGCACTTGGTGTGGGAAATGTTTCAACAAGGATATCAACCTGCGGGAACACATTGCGTCCAGACATACGGGCGATATGCTGTATACGTGTAGCTTCTGTCCGAAGACCTTTAACTCCAACGCCAATATGCATTCTCATCGGAAAAAAATGCACCCGGTTGAATGGTTGGCAATGCGGGAAAGCGCGGCCGAAGCCCAAATGCCGGCCGGGGTGTCCGGATCTGCCGATCGAGTTCAAGGATGA
- the LOC131426065 gene encoding transcription factor grauzone-like yields MPGPGDSCITCFKKTESVFLEVHSEKNKLIAEVLSKHFWFTAAELQGAMICGSCWEEVDSFNRFYTSVEELYAHIVLPIPVSVKIEPEMEVEYLIEDLQQEDTLPQEVIDEAGIMDESDCDTQEVNECESVEWNQPFGTVENTIPPKEARHPAKRKLTSDTETPVKTKKIYAKHKTKTAEDRIREDELIRQHVACTCDECGLTSETFTGFLKHSLDMHGKKSAFVLCCGRKYYKKILLFQHTQSVFFPDTFRCEKCRKNFTNEEGIKRHMKEFHATEEERKFKCDRCPKSFVVEHKYNKHMNDHYDWENKNCKCEHCGKYYKSRHILTNHIKLKHTEPTDFICDICAKGFHLRSQFLLHKIEHRNPTELKMQCEICQRWLKNRPNWRRHMQQHEQTEVTCDICGHVSPHQRALMGHKRRQHRDRQYPCTLCPKTFRKPITLREHVAAVHTGDVLYSCTFCDKTFNSHANMHSHKKKMHHAEWWQERNEKYFTK; encoded by the exons ATGCCGGGACCGGGCGATAGCTGTATAACCTGTTTTAAAAAAACAGAATCCGTATTTTTGGAGGTACACAGTgagaaaaacaaattgattgcTGAGGTTCTGAGCAAACATTTTTGGTTTACG GCAGCGGAACTTCAAGGGGCAATGATATGCGGATCCTGTTGGGAAGAAGTTGACAGCTTTAACCGTTTCTACACTTCTGTCGAAGAACTCTACGCGCACATTGTGTTACCGATTCCAGTTTCCGTTAAAATAGAACCCGAAATGGAAGTTGAATACCTGATTGAAGATCTACAGCAGGAGGATACTTTGCCACAAGAGGTCATCGACGAGGCTGGTATCATGGATGAATCAGATTGTGATACCCAGGAAGTTAACGAATGTGAATCGGTTGAATGGAACCAACCTTTCGGCACAGTAGAAAACACAATCCCACCAAAAGAAGCACGTCATCCAGCTAAACGTAAACTAACGAGCGATACAGAGACGCCCGTGAAAACGAAAAAGATTTATGCCAAACATAAAACTAAAACCGCCGAGGATCGTATCAGAGAGGATGAATTGATCAGGCAACACGTTGCCTGTACCTGCGATGAATGCGGGCTCACAAGTGAAACGTTTACTGGTTTTCTGAAGCACTCACTTGACATGCACGGCAAAAAATCCGCATTCGTGCTGTGCTGTGGTAGGAAATATTACAAGAAAATTCTTCTCTTTCAGCACACTCAGTCCGTGTTCTTTCCGGATACGTTCCGGTGTGAGAAATGCCGAAAAAACTTTACCAACGAAGAAG GTATCAAACGTCACATGAAGGAGTTTCACGCAACCGAAGAAGAGCGCAAATTTAAGTGTGATCGGTGTCCGAAAAGTTTCGTTGTGGAACACAAATACAACAAACATATGAACGATCATTACGATTGGGAGAATAAGAACTGCAAATGCGAACACTGTGGCAAATA CTACAAATCTCGTCATATATTGACTAACCACATCAAATTGAAGCATACCGAACCAACGGACTTCATCTGTGATATTTGCGCCAAAGGATTTCATTTGAGGTCTCAATTTTTGCTGCATAAGATAGAGCACCGAAACCCAACCGAGCTGAAAATGCAGTGCGAAATCTGTCAGCGATG GCTCAAGAATCGACCGAACTGGCGGCGGCACATGCAACAACACGAGCAAACCGAAGTTACCTGTGATATTTGCGGTCACGTTTCACCCCACCAGAGAGCTCTGATGGGTCACAAACGGCGCCAGCACCGGGATCGGCAATATCCCTGTACGCTGTGTCCGAAAACATTCCGAAAGCCAATCACGCTACGGGAACACGTAGCAGCAGTACACACGGGAGACGTGCTGTACAGTTGTACCTTTTGCGATAAGACGTTCAACTCCCATGCCAACATGCACTCACACAAAAAGAAAATGCACCACGCCGAATGGTGGCAGGAACGGAATGAGAAATACTTCACGAAATAG